Proteins encoded in a region of the Azospirillum sp. TSH58 genome:
- a CDS encoding ABC transporter ATP-binding protein, translated as MADDIILEARGLSKEFKGFIAVKEVNLQVRRGTIHALIGPNGAGKSTVFNLLTKFLTPTRGQILYKGRDITAMKPADVALLGMVRSFQISAVFPHLSVLENVRVALQRPRGTSFHFWKPEASLHDLHDRAEELIEAVNLTPWAGHTAAELPYGRKRALEIATTLALDPEVMLLDEPLAGMGHEDIEGTAALIKRVSADRTILMVEHNLSVVAHLSDTITVLRRGEILAEGAYDVVSRNPQVMEAYMGTGEVGHA; from the coding sequence ATGGCCGACGACATCATTTTGGAAGCGCGCGGACTCTCGAAGGAGTTCAAGGGCTTCATCGCGGTGAAGGAGGTGAACCTCCAGGTCCGCCGCGGCACGATCCATGCGCTGATCGGCCCGAACGGCGCCGGCAAGAGCACGGTCTTCAACCTGCTGACCAAGTTCCTGACGCCGACGCGCGGCCAGATTCTCTACAAAGGGCGCGACATCACCGCCATGAAGCCCGCCGACGTGGCGCTGCTCGGCATGGTGCGCTCCTTCCAGATTTCCGCGGTCTTCCCGCATCTCAGCGTGCTGGAGAATGTCCGCGTCGCGCTGCAGCGCCCGCGCGGCACCAGCTTCCATTTCTGGAAGCCGGAGGCCAGCCTGCACGACCTGCACGACCGCGCCGAGGAGCTGATCGAGGCGGTGAACCTCACCCCCTGGGCCGGCCACACCGCCGCCGAGCTGCCTTACGGCCGCAAGCGCGCGCTGGAGATCGCCACCACGCTGGCGCTCGACCCGGAGGTGATGCTGCTCGACGAACCGCTGGCCGGCATGGGCCACGAGGACATCGAAGGCACCGCCGCCCTCATCAAGCGCGTCTCCGCCGACCGCACCATCCTGATGGTGGAGCACAACCTGTCGGTCGTCGCCCATCTGTCGGACACCATCACCGTGCTCCGCCGCGGCGAGATCCTGGCCGAGGGCGCATACGACGTCGTATCGCGCAACCCTCAGGTCATGGAGGCCTACATGGGGACGGGTGAGGTGGGCCATGCCTGA
- the cobW gene encoding cobalamin biosynthesis protein CobW: MTTGPLTAGKTPATVITGFLGAGKTTLIRSLLEQAGGRRLALIINEFGDVGIDGEILRACGDPTCSEDDVIELANGCLCCTVADDFVPAIEKLLARPQPPEHIIIETSGLALPKPLVQAFHWPAIKTRVTVDGVVAVVDAAAAAEGRFAPDPAALAAQAAEAGQVDHETPVEEVFEDQLLCADLIVVNKTDLVDAAALAKVEDLIRAAMAEGGMAEGGAGREPKILRASNGKVDPVVLLGVGAGAEDDLANRPSHHDEEEGHDHDDFTSFVVELGPQPDPAALAKTLERVAAAHGVLRLKGFIDVPGKPMRLLVQGVGTRIQTHFDRFWKPDEPRRSRLVVIGETGLDRDAVTAALG, encoded by the coding sequence ATGACCACCGGCCCGCTGACCGCCGGGAAGACCCCGGCCACCGTCATCACCGGCTTTCTCGGCGCCGGCAAGACGACGCTGATCCGCAGCCTGCTGGAGCAGGCCGGCGGGCGCCGTCTGGCGCTGATCATCAACGAGTTCGGGGACGTCGGCATCGACGGCGAGATCCTGCGCGCCTGCGGCGACCCGACCTGCAGCGAGGACGACGTGATCGAACTGGCGAACGGCTGCCTGTGCTGCACCGTCGCCGACGACTTCGTCCCGGCCATCGAGAAGCTGCTGGCCCGCCCCCAGCCGCCGGAGCACATCATCATCGAGACGAGCGGCCTCGCCCTGCCGAAGCCGCTCGTCCAGGCCTTCCACTGGCCGGCGATCAAGACGCGGGTGACGGTGGACGGGGTGGTCGCGGTGGTCGACGCCGCCGCCGCCGCGGAGGGCCGCTTCGCCCCCGATCCGGCGGCGCTGGCCGCCCAGGCCGCCGAGGCCGGGCAGGTCGACCACGAGACCCCGGTGGAGGAGGTGTTCGAGGACCAGCTTCTCTGCGCCGACCTGATCGTGGTGAACAAGACAGATCTGGTCGACGCCGCCGCCCTGGCGAAGGTCGAGGACCTGATCCGCGCCGCCATGGCGGAGGGCGGCATGGCTGAGGGCGGCGCTGGGCGCGAGCCCAAGATCCTGCGCGCCAGCAACGGCAAGGTCGATCCGGTGGTTCTGCTGGGCGTCGGGGCCGGGGCCGAGGACGACCTCGCCAACCGCCCCAGCCACCATGACGAGGAGGAGGGCCACGACCACGACGACTTCACCAGCTTCGTCGTGGAACTCGGCCCGCAGCCCGACCCGGCGGCCCTGGCGAAGACGCTGGAGCGGGTGGCCGCCGCCCATGGCGTGCTGCGCCTGAAGGGCTTCATCGACGTGCCGGGCAAGCCGATGCGGCTGCTGGTGCAGGGCGTGGGAACGCGCATCCAGACCCATTTCGACCGCTTCTGGAAGCCCGACGAGCCGCGCCGCAGCCGTCTGGTGGTGATCGGCGAGACGGGCCTGGACCGCGACGCCGTGACCGCGGCGCTGGGGTGA
- the cobN gene encoding cobaltochelatase subunit CobN, with product MHLLAARQEDLDAGPQAVDLGQSPADLVVLSFSDSDLTALAACWKRHRDTRPADLLPTLRLANLAWLGHPLSVDLYVDSVIRKAKLVVLRLLGGAGYWRYGLDHVAAACRESGVALAVLPGCAQPNPALEGYGTVPAEAAQRLWRYFTEGGPDNIANLLAYAATLAGRERPWREPAPVPRFGVYEGWSGQGAGSCAPVVFYRSHLLAGDLEPVHALCDALAARGLAPLPLFVASLKEPDCAAWMRATLTARDAAVVLNLTGFSAAREDGSPLEANGTPVLQAVLSTTTEEGWRGSARGMGPSDLAMNVVLPEMDGRILTRAIAFKAEGAPDPDLEFAPTLIRPVPDRVAFAADLAAAWVRLGATPRAERKLALVLSDYPGPGGGIGHAVGLDTPASVVGILERLRAEGYALDGLPAGPAALMEALTGGATAALSLATLSLEDYRRLAPAEARARIAATWGDEEADPLSSQMENGAAFRFTVLACGNIAVAVQPSRGHGPLTTTQHHDPETPPSHGYYAFHLWLRHVLGVHALVQVGAHGTLEWLPGKAVALSADCWPEIVAGPLPCLYPFIVNNPGEGVQARRRLGAVLIGHLTPPPVEAGLHGDLAELETAIDEYSMATGLDPRRLGTLRQTILDLAWSSGVAADCNLRPDDDPDAILSRLDAHLCDIKEMQIRDGLHVFGTTPEPERRARLLAAVARFGAPEDVAPALDACGEAEMAALLAGLDGRFVKPGPGGSPARGRADTLPTGRNLYALDPRGVPTPTAWTLGWQAADALITRYLQDHGDWPKRLVVDCWGTPAMRTGGDELAQAMALLGVRPLWENGSGRVTGFEVMPASVLGRPRVDVTLRISGLFRDVFPQQIALFDQAVRAVMAEDEPDDVNPVAAALRTDRAELETGGTPAVEAERWASARVFGAAPGAYGTALPGMIARGDWSARADFGAAYLEGSCHAYGKGLEGVPLPTLFRRRIGGADALVHHQDQREHDVLSTDGFMQYEGGFSAAAALANDDPANDPALYHLDSSEPESLTVRTLGEEIARVLRGRAANPRWIDGMMRHGYRGAGELAASVDTLFAFAATTTAVRPHHFDQLYGAYVDDQRVWDFLAQSNPAAARHILDRLTEALERGLWHPRRNSTGDDLRRRKEMSA from the coding sequence ATGCACCTACTCGCCGCCCGCCAGGAAGACCTCGACGCCGGCCCCCAGGCCGTGGACCTGGGGCAGAGCCCGGCGGACCTCGTCGTCCTGTCCTTCTCCGACAGCGACCTGACGGCGCTCGCCGCCTGCTGGAAGCGCCACCGTGACACCCGGCCCGCCGATCTGTTGCCGACCCTGCGGCTGGCGAACTTGGCGTGGCTGGGGCACCCGCTGTCGGTGGACCTCTACGTCGACTCCGTGATCCGCAAGGCGAAGCTGGTCGTTCTGCGGCTGCTCGGCGGGGCGGGCTACTGGCGCTACGGGCTGGACCATGTCGCCGCGGCCTGCCGGGAGTCGGGGGTGGCGCTGGCCGTGCTGCCCGGCTGCGCCCAGCCGAACCCCGCCCTGGAGGGCTACGGCACCGTTCCGGCCGAGGCGGCGCAACGGCTGTGGCGCTATTTCACCGAAGGCGGGCCGGACAACATCGCCAACCTGCTGGCCTACGCCGCCACGCTGGCCGGGCGGGAGCGCCCCTGGCGCGAGCCGGCGCCCGTCCCGCGCTTCGGCGTCTATGAGGGCTGGTCCGGCCAAGGTGCCGGGTCCTGCGCGCCGGTCGTCTTTTACCGCTCCCACCTGCTGGCCGGAGATCTGGAGCCGGTGCACGCGCTGTGCGACGCGCTGGCCGCGCGCGGCCTCGCCCCGCTGCCGCTCTTCGTGGCGAGCCTGAAGGAGCCGGACTGCGCCGCCTGGATGCGCGCCACCCTGACCGCCCGCGACGCCGCCGTCGTGCTGAACCTGACCGGCTTCTCGGCGGCGCGCGAGGACGGCTCACCGCTGGAAGCCAACGGCACGCCGGTGCTGCAAGCCGTGCTGTCCACCACAACCGAGGAGGGCTGGCGCGGCTCCGCCCGCGGCATGGGGCCGTCCGACCTCGCCATGAACGTCGTGTTGCCGGAGATGGACGGCCGCATCCTGACCCGCGCCATCGCCTTCAAGGCCGAAGGGGCGCCGGACCCCGATCTGGAGTTCGCCCCGACGCTGATCCGCCCGGTGCCCGACCGCGTGGCCTTCGCCGCCGATCTGGCCGCCGCCTGGGTGCGGCTGGGCGCCACGCCGCGGGCCGAGCGCAAGCTGGCGCTGGTGCTGTCCGACTATCCGGGGCCGGGCGGCGGCATTGGCCACGCGGTCGGCCTCGATACCCCGGCGAGCGTCGTCGGCATCCTGGAGCGGCTGCGCGCCGAAGGCTACGCGCTGGACGGGCTTCCCGCCGGCCCCGCCGCCCTGATGGAGGCGCTGACCGGCGGGGCCACCGCCGCGCTGAGCCTGGCCACGCTGAGCCTGGAGGACTACCGCCGCCTTGCCCCCGCCGAGGCCCGCGCCCGCATCGCCGCCACCTGGGGCGACGAGGAGGCCGACCCGCTGTCCTCTCAGATGGAAAACGGCGCGGCCTTCCGCTTCACCGTGCTGGCCTGCGGCAACATCGCCGTCGCCGTGCAGCCGAGCCGCGGCCATGGCCCACTGACCACAACCCAGCATCACGACCCGGAGACGCCGCCCAGCCACGGCTATTACGCCTTCCATCTCTGGCTCCGCCATGTCCTGGGCGTCCACGCGCTGGTGCAGGTGGGGGCGCACGGGACGCTGGAATGGCTGCCGGGCAAGGCCGTGGCGCTGTCCGCCGACTGCTGGCCGGAAATCGTCGCCGGTCCGCTGCCCTGCCTCTACCCCTTCATCGTCAACAACCCCGGCGAGGGCGTGCAGGCGCGCCGCCGGCTGGGCGCCGTGCTGATCGGCCACCTGACCCCGCCGCCGGTCGAGGCCGGGCTGCACGGCGACCTCGCCGAGCTTGAAACGGCCATCGACGAATATTCGATGGCGACCGGGCTGGACCCGCGGCGGCTGGGCACGCTGCGGCAGACCATCCTGGATCTGGCATGGAGTTCCGGCGTCGCCGCCGACTGCAACCTGCGGCCCGACGACGACCCCGACGCCATCCTCAGCCGCCTCGACGCCCATCTCTGCGACATCAAGGAGATGCAGATCCGCGACGGGCTGCACGTCTTCGGCACGACACCGGAGCCGGAGCGGCGTGCCCGCCTGCTCGCCGCCGTCGCCCGCTTCGGCGCGCCGGAGGACGTCGCCCCGGCGCTGGACGCCTGCGGCGAGGCGGAGATGGCCGCGCTGCTCGCCGGGCTGGACGGGCGCTTCGTGAAGCCCGGCCCTGGCGGCTCCCCGGCGCGGGGAAGGGCCGACACGCTGCCCACCGGGCGGAACCTCTACGCGCTCGACCCGCGCGGCGTGCCGACGCCGACCGCCTGGACGTTGGGCTGGCAGGCGGCGGACGCGCTGATCACCCGCTATCTGCAGGACCATGGCGACTGGCCGAAGCGGCTGGTGGTCGATTGCTGGGGCACGCCGGCCATGCGCACCGGCGGCGACGAGCTGGCCCAGGCCATGGCCCTGCTGGGCGTGCGACCGCTGTGGGAGAACGGCTCCGGCCGGGTCACCGGCTTCGAGGTGATGCCGGCCTCCGTCCTGGGCCGCCCGCGGGTGGACGTGACGCTGCGCATCTCCGGCCTGTTCCGCGACGTCTTCCCTCAGCAGATCGCCCTGTTCGACCAGGCCGTCCGCGCCGTGATGGCGGAGGACGAGCCCGACGACGTGAATCCCGTCGCCGCCGCGTTGCGCACCGACCGCGCTGAATTGGAAACCGGCGGCACCCCGGCGGTGGAGGCGGAACGCTGGGCCAGCGCGCGGGTCTTCGGCGCCGCTCCCGGCGCCTATGGCACAGCGCTGCCCGGAATGATCGCGCGGGGCGACTGGAGCGCGCGGGCCGACTTCGGCGCCGCCTATCTTGAGGGAAGCTGCCACGCCTACGGCAAGGGGCTGGAGGGCGTGCCGCTGCCCACCCTGTTCCGCCGCCGCATCGGCGGGGCCGACGCGCTGGTCCACCACCAGGACCAGCGGGAGCACGACGTCCTCTCCACCGACGGCTTCATGCAGTATGAGGGCGGCTTCTCCGCCGCCGCCGCGCTGGCCAACGACGACCCGGCCAACGACCCGGCGCTCTACCACCTCGACAGCTCCGAGCCGGAGAGCCTGACCGTCCGAACGCTGGGCGAGGAGATCGCCCGCGTGCTGCGCGGCCGGGCCGCCAACCCGCGCTGGATCGACGGCATGATGCGCCACGGCTACCGCGGCGCCGGGGAGCTGGCGGCGAGCGTGGACACGCTGTTCGCCTTCGCCGCGACCACCACGGCGGTGCGGCCCCACCATTTCGACCAGTTGTACGGCGCCTATGTGGACGACCAGCGGGTGTGGGACTTCCTGGCACAGTCCAATCCGGCCGCCGCCCGGCATATCCTGGACCGGCTGACCGAGGCCCTGGAGCGCGGTCTCTGGCACCCACGCCGCAATTCGACGGGCGACGATCTGCGCCGCCGCAAGGAGATGTCCGCATGA
- the cobG gene encoding precorrin-3B synthase yields the protein MSAITQPSNALPRNPPRRRGMCPGVLAPMEVGDGLLVRVRVPAGVLPAASATRIAELGRRHGNGLVDLSHRGNLQLRGVAAPDMAALIAELRALGYVSDDAESEAVRNVLTSPTAGLDGTAVLDVRPYALALDARLAADRALHRLPPKFGWLVDGGGQATLFDSSTDVRFDAVEGPLFRVGLGGTFEGAALLGHCRPDDLVELAAALARAFLELRQTLAEPPRRMAGLVKALGVEALRERVAGMLTGPHPSHAAHGPLPSPAGQGRELSPPRTSFPPPPSGGGSGWGQTPPTRHFLGHQPSWPQPSWLGVAFPFGRLDCDRLEALAALTHEIRITPWRALLLAAPQDGAAERATALGGILDHQDIRLKLTACSGVTGCDVGTTDTHADGLAIAARAAGLLEAVRMVHVSGCPKGCAHPGVADVTLTAREGVYDVALNAAPGGTPWRSGLTPDAAVTAVASLSGADLSVEELSRVR from the coding sequence ATGAGCGCGATCACCCAGCCCAGCAATGCCCTGCCCCGCAACCCGCCGCGCCGGCGCGGCATGTGTCCCGGCGTTCTCGCCCCGATGGAGGTCGGCGACGGTCTGCTGGTCCGCGTGCGCGTCCCGGCGGGGGTGCTTCCCGCCGCCTCGGCGACGCGGATCGCGGAACTTGGGCGTCGTCACGGCAACGGTCTGGTCGATCTCAGCCACCGAGGCAACCTGCAACTGCGCGGCGTCGCCGCCCCGGACATGGCGGCGCTGATCGCGGAGCTTCGCGCGCTCGGCTACGTCTCGGACGATGCCGAGAGCGAGGCGGTGCGCAACGTGCTGACCTCGCCCACCGCCGGACTGGACGGGACGGCGGTGCTGGACGTGCGCCCCTACGCCCTGGCGCTCGACGCCCGGCTGGCGGCGGATCGCGCGCTGCACCGGCTTCCGCCGAAGTTCGGCTGGCTGGTCGATGGCGGCGGGCAGGCCACCCTGTTCGACAGCAGCACGGATGTCCGCTTTGACGCGGTAGAGGGGCCGCTGTTCCGCGTCGGGCTGGGCGGGACCTTCGAGGGCGCCGCTCTGCTGGGCCATTGCCGCCCCGACGATCTGGTGGAACTGGCGGCGGCGCTGGCGCGAGCCTTCCTGGAGCTTCGGCAGACCCTGGCCGAACCGCCGCGGCGCATGGCCGGGCTGGTCAAGGCGCTGGGGGTGGAGGCGCTGCGGGAGCGGGTGGCGGGGATGCTGACCGGCCCCCACCCTTCCCATGCTGCGCATGGGCCCCTTCCCTCCCCCGCCGGGCAGGGGAGGGAGCTTTCTCCCCCGCGAACCTCATTCCCTCCCCCGCCCAGCGGGGGAGGGTCAGGGTGGGGGCAAACGCCGCCCACCCGACATTTCCTCGGCCACCAACCCTCCTGGCCCCAACCCTCCTGGCTCGGCGTCGCCTTCCCCTTCGGCCGCCTCGACTGCGACCGGCTGGAAGCGCTGGCCGCCCTCACCCACGAGATCCGCATCACCCCCTGGCGCGCCCTGCTGCTGGCCGCCCCGCAGGACGGCGCCGCTGAACGAGCAACCGCCCTCGGCGGCATCCTCGACCACCAGGACATCCGCCTGAAGCTCACCGCCTGCAGCGGCGTCACCGGCTGCGACGTCGGCACCACCGACACACACGCCGACGGCCTCGCCATCGCGGCGCGCGCGGCGGGCTTGCTGGAGGCGGTGCGGATGGTGCATGTCTCCGGCTGCCCGAAGGGCTGCGCCCATCCCGGTGTGGCCGATGTCACGCTCACCGCGCGGGAAGGCGTCTACGACGTCGCGCTGAACGCCGCACCCGGCGGCACGCCCTGGCGGTCCGGCCTGACACCCGACGCCGCCGTAACCGCCGTTGCCTCTTTGTCTGGCGCCGATCTGTCTGTTGAGGAGTTGTCCCGTGTCCGCTGA
- a CDS encoding precorrin-8X methylmutase, with amino-acid sequence MSAEPLYDYIRDGAAIYRQSFATIRAEADLSGIPDDLKPVAVRVIHACGMVDAARDLMFSPDVGTAARAALRGGAAILCDSEMVAHGITRARLPADNPVVCTLRDPAVPELARQVENTRSAAALELWAPRLAGSVVAIGNAPTALFKLLEMIRDGAPKPAAVLGFPVGFVGAAESKDALAEAPFGLPFLAIKGRRGGSAMAAAAVNALASDVE; translated from the coding sequence GTGTCCGCTGAGCCGCTTTACGACTACATCCGCGATGGAGCGGCCATCTACCGCCAGTCCTTCGCCACCATCCGGGCGGAGGCCGACCTGTCGGGCATCCCCGACGACCTGAAGCCGGTGGCGGTGCGCGTCATCCACGCCTGCGGCATGGTGGACGCGGCCAGGGATCTGATGTTCTCCCCCGACGTGGGAACGGCGGCGCGGGCGGCTCTGCGCGGCGGGGCGGCGATCCTCTGCGACAGCGAGATGGTCGCCCACGGCATCACGCGGGCGCGCCTGCCGGCCGACAACCCCGTCGTCTGCACGCTGCGCGACCCGGCGGTGCCGGAGCTTGCCAGACAGGTCGAGAACACCCGCTCCGCCGCCGCGCTGGAGCTGTGGGCGCCCCGGCTGGCCGGGTCCGTCGTCGCCATCGGCAACGCGCCGACCGCCCTGTTCAAGCTGCTGGAGATGATCCGCGACGGCGCGCCGAAGCCGGCGGCGGTGCTGGGCTTCCCCGTGGGCTTCGTCGGTGCGGCGGAAAGCAAGGACGCGCTGGCCGAGGCGCCCTTCGGCCTGCCCTTCCTGGCGATCAAGGGCCGGCGCGGCGGCAGCGCCATGGCGGCGGCGGCGGTCAACGCCCTGGCGAGCGACGTGGAATGA
- a CDS encoding precorrin-2 C(20)-methyltransferase has protein sequence MSNEPQSTGISTGTLYGVSVGPGDPDLMTVRAMRTIGACPVVAYFCKRGTSGQARRIADGCITAEHIELPMVYPVTVELPPSHPDYGRQIEAFFDESAERLAEHLAAGRSIAALNEGDAFFYGSFMHLFLRLASRFPTEVVPGVTSMMCSASLLPRPLTLRDDVLSVIPGTLGEEALLRALRNADAAVIMKLGQNLPKVRRAVEAAGLADRAWYIERASMAEQRVMPFREAPETAPYFSQIVIPGEGLRR, from the coding sequence ATGAGCAACGAACCCCAAAGCACCGGCATCTCCACCGGCACCCTCTACGGCGTCAGCGTCGGCCCCGGCGACCCGGACCTGATGACCGTACGCGCCATGCGCACCATCGGCGCCTGCCCGGTGGTCGCCTATTTTTGCAAGCGCGGCACATCCGGTCAGGCCCGGCGCATCGCCGACGGCTGCATCACGGCGGAGCACATTGAGCTGCCAATGGTCTATCCGGTGACGGTCGAGCTGCCGCCGAGCCACCCCGACTATGGCCGCCAGATCGAGGCCTTCTTCGACGAGTCCGCCGAGCGGCTGGCCGAGCATCTCGCCGCCGGGCGCTCCATCGCCGCGCTGAACGAGGGTGACGCCTTCTTCTACGGCAGCTTCATGCATCTGTTCCTGCGGCTGGCCTCGCGCTTCCCGACGGAGGTGGTGCCGGGCGTGACCTCGATGATGTGCAGCGCCTCGCTGCTGCCGCGCCCGCTGACCCTGCGCGACGACGTTCTGTCGGTCATTCCCGGCACGCTGGGGGAGGAGGCGCTCCTGCGCGCGCTGCGCAACGCCGACGCCGCGGTCATCATGAAGCTGGGCCAGAACCTGCCGAAGGTCCGCCGCGCCGTGGAGGCCGCCGGGCTGGCCGACCGCGCCTGGTACATCGAGCGGGCAAGCATGGCGGAGCAGCGCGTCATGCCCTTCCGCGAGGCGCCGGAGACGGCCCCCTACTTCTCGCAGATCGTCATCCCCGGCGAAGGGCTGCGGCGATGA
- the cobJ gene encoding precorrin-3B C(17)-methyltransferase, with protein MTADPQAGWLKVVGLGPGTEDWLTPEARRDLAEATDLVGYFPYVDRVPPGPQVRHASDNRVELDRARHALQLAAEGRRVAVVSGGDPGIFAMAAAVFEALDDPAAPAAWHRVPLSVDPGISAMQAAAARAGAPLGHDFCAISLSDNLKPWEVVLKRLRLAAEADFVIALYNPISRARPWQLGAAFDALRDLRPAETPVILAQAVGRPDEALTVTTLGAVDAAQADMRTCVIIGASHSRLVPRDGAQPWVYTPRSYAVRG; from the coding sequence ATGACCGCCGATCCCCAGGCCGGATGGCTGAAGGTCGTCGGGCTCGGCCCCGGCACCGAGGATTGGCTGACGCCGGAGGCCCGGCGCGATCTGGCGGAGGCGACCGACCTCGTCGGCTATTTCCCCTATGTGGACCGCGTCCCGCCCGGTCCGCAGGTGCGCCACGCCTCCGACAACCGGGTGGAGCTGGACCGCGCCCGCCACGCCCTGCAACTGGCCGCGGAAGGCCGCCGGGTGGCGGTGGTGTCGGGCGGCGACCCCGGCATCTTCGCCATGGCCGCCGCGGTGTTCGAGGCGCTGGACGATCCGGCGGCACCCGCGGCGTGGCACCGCGTGCCGCTGTCGGTCGATCCCGGCATTTCCGCGATGCAGGCGGCGGCGGCGCGGGCCGGCGCACCGCTCGGCCATGATTTCTGCGCCATCTCGCTGTCCGACAATCTGAAGCCGTGGGAGGTGGTGCTGAAACGCCTGCGCTTGGCGGCGGAGGCGGATTTCGTCATCGCGCTTTACAACCCGATCAGCCGCGCCCGCCCATGGCAGCTCGGCGCCGCCTTCGACGCGCTGCGCGACCTCCGCCCGGCCGAGACGCCGGTGATCCTCGCCCAGGCGGTCGGCCGCCCCGACGAGGCGCTGACGGTCACCACGCTGGGCGCCGTGGACGCGGCGCAGGCCGACATGCGGACCTGCGTCATCATCGGCGCCTCGCACAGCCGGCTGGTGCCGCGCGACGGTGCGCAGCCGTGGGTCTACACGCCGCGCAGCTATGCGGTGCGGGGGTGA
- a CDS encoding cobalt-precorrin-6A reductase: protein MKALILGGTTEATALARLLSGHPRIDAAVSLAGRTKQPVLPPLPTRIGGFGGVDGLAAHLVGNGIGAVVDATHPFADQISANAAAACARVGVPLLVLTRKPWEPGEGDRWIGVPDMDAAAEALRPLGGTVFLTIGRQEVAAFEAVPDKRYLIRAVDPPEPVPNLPDHRLILDRGPFTLEGETALLEKHRVEVVVSKNSGGTATEAKLEAARRRGIPVVMVERPKGNGVAEVHAAAAALAWLEAFGS, encoded by the coding sequence ATGAAGGCGCTGATTCTGGGCGGCACCACCGAAGCGACGGCGCTGGCCCGCCTGCTGAGCGGCCACCCGCGCATCGACGCGGCGGTGTCGCTGGCCGGGCGCACCAAGCAGCCGGTGCTGCCGCCCCTGCCGACCCGCATCGGCGGCTTCGGCGGGGTGGACGGGCTGGCGGCGCATCTCGTCGGGAACGGCATCGGCGCTGTGGTGGACGCCACGCATCCCTTCGCCGACCAGATCTCCGCCAACGCCGCGGCGGCCTGCGCGCGGGTGGGCGTGCCGCTGCTGGTGCTGACCCGCAAGCCCTGGGAACCGGGCGAGGGCGACCGCTGGATCGGCGTGCCGGACATGGATGCCGCCGCCGAGGCGCTGCGCCCGCTCGGCGGGACCGTCTTCCTGACCATCGGCCGGCAGGAGGTCGCGGCCTTCGAGGCGGTGCCGGACAAGCGCTACCTGATCCGCGCCGTCGACCCGCCGGAACCGGTGCCGAACCTGCCGGACCACCGCCTGATCCTCGATCGCGGCCCCTTCACGCTGGAGGGGGAGACCGCCTTGCTGGAGAAGCATCGGGTGGAGGTCGTCGTCAGCAAGAACAGCGGCGGCACCGCGACCGAGGCGAAGCTGGAGGCCGCGCGCCGCCGGGGCATTCCGGTGGTGATGGTCGAGCGCCCAAAGGGTAATGGCGTGGCCGAAGTGCACGCAGCGGCGGCGGCGTTGGCGTGGTTGGAGGCATTCGGCAGTTGA